A genome region from Streptomyces sp. S4.7 includes the following:
- a CDS encoding M15 family metallopeptidase: MSSRTVRVLVSVLAGAGLTLAAPTALPAVANASSAAVAEVSAADGCYTWSGTLSEGSSGEAVRQLQIRVAGYPGSGSQLAIDGQFGPATKAAVQRFQSAYGLGADGVAGPATFGKIYELQDDDCSPVNFEYGELNNCNSDWSGGKVSAATARANALVTMWKLQAMRHAMGDKPITVNGGFRSVTCNSNVGGAANSRHMYGHAADLGAGSQGFCALALAARNHGFTEILGPGYPGHDDHTHVAGGDGRFWSAPSCGM; this comes from the coding sequence ATGAGTTCACGTACTGTCAGAGTGCTGGTGTCGGTACTGGCGGGTGCCGGCTTGACGCTCGCCGCCCCCACAGCCCTGCCCGCGGTCGCGAACGCCTCGTCGGCCGCCGTCGCCGAGGTGTCCGCCGCCGACGGCTGCTACACCTGGAGCGGGACGCTGAGCGAGGGCTCGTCCGGCGAAGCCGTGCGACAGCTCCAGATCCGGGTCGCCGGATACCCGGGCTCGGGCAGCCAGCTCGCCATCGACGGCCAGTTCGGCCCGGCTACCAAGGCCGCGGTGCAGCGCTTCCAGTCGGCTTACGGTCTCGGCGCCGACGGTGTCGCGGGCCCGGCCACCTTCGGCAAGATCTACGAGCTTCAGGACGACGACTGTTCCCCGGTCAACTTCGAGTACGGCGAGCTGAACAACTGCAACTCCGACTGGTCCGGCGGCAAGGTCAGCGCGGCCACGGCCCGCGCCAACGCCCTGGTCACCATGTGGAAGCTGCAGGCCATGCGCCACGCCATGGGTGACAAGCCGATCACCGTCAACGGCGGCTTCCGCAGCGTCACCTGCAACAGCAACGTCGGCGGCGCGGCCAACAGCCGTCACATGTACGGCCACGCGGCCGACCTCGGCGCGGGCTCGCAGGGCTTCTGCGCCCTGGCTCTGGCGGCCCGCAACCACGGCTTCACGGAGATCCTCGGCCCGGGCTACCCGGGTCACGACGATCACACGCACGTCGCCGGTGGCGACGGCCGCTTCTGGTCGGCACCGAGCTGCGGTATGTGA
- a CDS encoding metallophosphoesterase: MTDTSDTRPAEGEAQAPRRSRLRRLMRYIPLIAPILLWAVPCWVLLYTGQHWPLPVTLAGTALFALGLVGMPLAMARGHGRRQQDRAAIAGDTLLGASWVLFTWSVLIGGLLRLVLTVAGIGEGQDRARTVTWAVLAVSAVLLGWGYAEARRVPRVRRLDVPLPRLGTGLDGLRVVLITDTHYGPLDRARWSARVCETVNTLEADLVCHTGDIADGTAERRRAQAVPLGTVRATRARVYVTGNHEYYSEAQGWVDLMEELGWEPLRNRHLLLERGGDTLVVAGVDDVTAESSGLPGHRAHLAGALEGADPDLPVLLLAHQPAFVDRAAAGGVDLQLSGHTHGGQIWPFHHLVRLDQPAVAGLSRHGARTLLYTSRGTGFWGPPFRVFAPSEITLLVLRSPRPTTST, encoded by the coding sequence GTGACCGACACCAGCGACACCCGGCCCGCCGAGGGCGAAGCGCAAGCGCCGCGGCGGAGCCGGCTGCGCCGCCTGATGCGCTACATCCCTCTGATCGCGCCCATCCTGCTCTGGGCCGTGCCCTGCTGGGTGCTCCTGTACACCGGCCAGCACTGGCCGCTGCCGGTCACGCTCGCCGGCACCGCTCTGTTCGCCCTCGGTCTCGTCGGTATGCCGCTCGCGATGGCGCGCGGCCACGGCCGGCGCCAGCAGGACCGGGCGGCGATCGCAGGTGACACCCTGCTGGGCGCCAGCTGGGTTCTGTTCACCTGGTCCGTTCTGATCGGCGGCCTCTTGCGGCTCGTCCTGACCGTGGCCGGGATCGGCGAGGGCCAGGACCGGGCCCGGACCGTCACCTGGGCCGTCCTCGCCGTCAGCGCCGTACTGCTCGGCTGGGGTTACGCCGAGGCCCGTCGCGTGCCGCGCGTGCGCCGGCTCGACGTGCCACTCCCCCGGCTGGGTACCGGGTTGGACGGCCTGCGGGTCGTGCTCATCACCGACACCCACTACGGCCCGCTCGACCGCGCTCGCTGGTCGGCGCGGGTGTGCGAGACGGTGAACACCTTGGAAGCCGACCTGGTCTGCCACACCGGCGACATCGCGGACGGCACCGCCGAGCGCCGCCGTGCCCAGGCCGTGCCACTCGGTACCGTGCGGGCAACCCGGGCCCGTGTGTACGTCACCGGGAACCACGAGTACTACAGCGAGGCCCAGGGCTGGGTCGATCTGATGGAGGAGCTTGGCTGGGAGCCGCTGCGCAACCGCCATCTCCTGCTCGAACGTGGCGGCGACACCCTCGTGGTGGCCGGCGTGGACGACGTCACCGCCGAGTCCTCCGGCCTGCCCGGACACCGAGCCCACCTCGCCGGAGCCCTGGAGGGCGCCGACCCCGATCTGCCCGTCCTGCTCCTGGCCCATCAGCCCGCGTTCGTCGACCGGGCCGCGGCGGGCGGTGTCGACCTCCAGCTCTCCGGACACACCCACGGCGGCCAGATCTGGCCCTTCCACCACCTGGTCCGCCTCGACCAGCCCGCCGTCGCCGGACTCAGCCGCCACGGCGCCCGCACACTCCTCTACACCAGCCGCGGCACCGGTTTCTGGGGCCCGCCGTTCCGCGTCTTCGCCCCCAGCGAGATCACCCTGCTCGTACTCCGCTCCCCGCGCCCCACCACCTCGACATAG
- a CDS encoding IS5 family transposase (programmed frameshift), with the protein MTSLVVRLVPDELWVLFRRVVPPTEVIRPQGGGRARAGDREVLAAILFVATSGCTWRQLPPVFGPAWPTVYRRFAQWSQARVWARLHRVVLDELGARGELDWSRCAIDSVSVRAAKGSLTGPNPTDRGKAGSKIHLITDRNGLPLSLGISGANTHDSQGLEPLVRGIPPIRSRRGPRRRRPGKLHADKGYDYNHLRRWLRSRGITHRIARKGVESSQRLGRHRWVVERTVSWLAGCRRLHRRYERKAEHFLAFVGIAATLICHRRLTK; encoded by the exons GTGACGAGTCTTGTTGTGCGGTTGGTGCCGGATGAGTTGTGGGTGTTGTTCCGTCGGGTGGTGCCGCCGACGGAGGTGATACGTCCGCAGGGTGGTGGCCGGGCTCGGGCGGGTGATCGTGAGGTTTTGGCGGCGATCTTGTTCGTGGCCACGTCGGGCTGTACGTGGCGGCAGTTGCCGCCGGTGTTCGGGCCGGCCTGGCCCACGGTCTACCGGCGGTTCGCGCAGTGGTCGCAAGCGCGGGTGTGGGCCCGGCTGCACCGTGTTGTCCTTGATGAGCTCGGTGCCCGCGGTGAGCTGGACTGGTCGCGTTGCGCGATTGATTCCGTCAGTGTCCGGGCGGCAAAA GGGTCACTGACGGGACCGAATCCGACCGACCGTGGCAAGGCGGGTTCGAAAATCCACCTGATCACCGACCGGAACGGTCTTCCGCTGTCGCTGGGAATTTCCGGCGCGAACACGCACGACAGCCAGGGCCTGGAGCCGCTCGTGCGCGGCATTCCGCCCATCCGCTCCCGGCGTGGCCCCCGCCGCCGGCGGCCCGGCAAACTGCATGCCGACAAGGGCTATGACTACAACCACCTGCGCCGATGGCTCCGCAGTCGCGGTATCACCCACCGCATCGCCCGCAAAGGTGTCGAGAGTTCACAGCGGCTCGGCCGCCACCGATGGGTCGTAGAACGGACCGTCTCGTGGCTGGCCGGCTGCCGACGCCTCCACCGCCGCTACGAACGCAAAGCCGAGCACTTCCTCGCCTTCGTCGGCATCGCAGCCACACTCATCTGCCACCGCCGCCTAACCAAATGA
- a CDS encoding DinB family protein, translating to MIDEFAKDNLHGRLRRDRKALVWKLDGLSEYDTRRPLTVTGSNLLGLVKHVASVEARYFGEVFDRPSPEPLPRWQDHDGSDLWATEDETRDQIIESYRRTWEHSDATIDELPLDAPGHVPWWPEPHSHTNLFAVMVHVLGETNRHAGHADILREGVDGRTGMRPEHEMQINEEARAAYYAKIEQAARSAASAKA from the coding sequence ATGATCGATGAATTCGCGAAGGACAACCTGCACGGGAGACTGCGGCGGGACCGCAAGGCGCTGGTCTGGAAGCTCGACGGCTTGTCCGAATACGACACCCGCCGACCGTTGACAGTGACCGGGAGCAACCTCCTCGGCCTGGTCAAACACGTGGCCAGCGTCGAGGCCAGGTACTTTGGCGAGGTCTTCGACCGTCCTTCCCCGGAACCGCTGCCCCGGTGGCAGGACCACGACGGCAGCGATCTGTGGGCGACCGAGGACGAGACCCGCGATCAGATCATCGAGTCCTACCGGCGCACGTGGGAACACTCGGACGCGACGATCGACGAGCTTCCCCTCGATGCCCCCGGCCACGTGCCGTGGTGGCCGGAGCCTCATTCCCACACGAACCTGTTCGCCGTCATGGTCCACGTCCTCGGCGAGACCAACCGGCATGCCGGGCACGCCGACATCCTGCGCGAAGGCGTCGACGGCCGAACCGGGATGCGCCCCGAACACGAGATGCAGATCAATGAGGAAGCCCGCGCCGCCTACTACGCGAAGATCGAGCAGGCCGCCAGATCGGCCGCATCGGCCAAGGCGTAG
- a CDS encoding transposase produces MRADLSKRPAPDELWELVAPLLPSFAARPQGGGRAPRDERAVFTAVAHILTSGCAWRYLPEPFSVSPATAHRRFSVWTEAGLWRGPHRAVPDELGARGQLDWSSAIVDAASVREKKGGSPTGPNPADRGKKGSKLHALSEGQDLPPVVAVSGANRPSPGPLIDRRYDVNADMGPTAAAEQRAAAGRAPGRAGNLH; encoded by the coding sequence GTGAGGGCTGACCTGTCGAAGCGTCCGGCTCCTGATGAGCTCTGGGAGCTGGTCGCCCCGCTACTGCCGTCGTTCGCGGCTCGACCGCAAGGTGGCGGGAGAGCTCCGCGTGACGAGCGGGCGGTGTTCACGGCTGTGGCGCACATACTGACGAGCGGGTGTGCGTGGCGGTATCTGCCGGAACCGTTCAGCGTATCGCCGGCCACCGCGCACCGTCGGTTCAGCGTGTGGACCGAGGCCGGGTTGTGGCGCGGACCGCACCGGGCGGTGCCGGACGAACTCGGCGCCAGGGGTCAGTTGGACTGGTCGTCCGCGATCGTCGATGCCGCGTCGGTGCGGGAAAAAAAGGGGGGCTCGCCAACCGGTCCGAATCCGGCCGATCGCGGTAAGAAGGGCAGCAAATTACACGCGCTGTCCGAGGGGCAGGACCTGCCGCCGGTCGTGGCGGTGTCGGGTGCGAACCGTCCTTCGCCGGGCCCTCTCATCGACAGGAGATACGACGTGAACGCCGACATGGGACCCACTGCGGCGGCCGAACAGCGCGCCGCCGCCGGACGGGCGCCGGGCCGCGCGGGCAACCTCCACTGA
- a CDS encoding lytic polysaccharide monooxygenase: MAINSVRARRTLALAGAAGVVAAVLSVPSPASAHGVSIMPGSRTSLCYKDLLQNGSTQMPSNPACAAAVRQSGTTPLYNWFAVLDSNAGGRGAGYVPDGKLCSAGDRSPYNFSAYNAVRTDWPKTHLTSGANIQLKYSNWAAHPGKFEVYLTKSGWSPTKALAWGDLDHLRTVTNPPQNGGVGTSEGHYYWNQQLPQRSGQHMLFVQWIRSDSQENFFSCSDVVFDGGSGEVTGLAGGERSAAEVEAIGADVENTKADPIHAAGHTEHAAAGEKLAAASNESAVAVPAVVAGLGAVVFASGVMVFNRGRRARQHG; encoded by the coding sequence ATGGCCATCAACTCGGTCCGTGCCCGGCGCACGCTGGCCCTAGCCGGGGCCGCGGGCGTTGTCGCCGCGGTGCTGTCCGTGCCGTCCCCGGCATCGGCGCACGGCGTCAGCATCATGCCCGGCTCGCGGACCAGCCTGTGCTACAAGGACCTGCTCCAGAACGGCTCGACCCAGATGCCGTCCAACCCCGCCTGCGCCGCCGCGGTCCGGCAGAGCGGTACCACCCCGCTGTACAACTGGTTCGCCGTTCTGGACTCCAACGCCGGTGGCAGGGGCGCGGGTTACGTCCCGGACGGGAAGCTGTGCAGTGCGGGCGACCGCAGCCCGTACAACTTCTCCGCGTACAACGCGGTCCGCACCGACTGGCCGAAGACGCACCTGACCTCGGGTGCGAACATCCAGCTCAAGTACAGCAACTGGGCCGCCCATCCGGGTAAGTTCGAGGTGTACCTCACCAAGAGCGGGTGGAGCCCGACCAAGGCCCTCGCGTGGGGCGACCTGGACCACCTTCGGACGGTGACCAACCCGCCGCAGAACGGTGGTGTGGGCACGAGCGAAGGCCACTACTACTGGAACCAACAGTTACCGCAACGGAGCGGTCAGCACATGCTCTTCGTCCAGTGGATCCGCTCCGACAGCCAGGAGAACTTCTTCTCCTGCTCCGATGTCGTCTTCGACGGCGGCAGCGGTGAGGTCACCGGTCTGGCGGGCGGCGAGCGGTCGGCCGCCGAGGTCGAGGCGATCGGGGCGGACGTCGAGAACACCAAGGCCGACCCGATCCACGCCGCCGGACACACCGAACACGCCGCGGCCGGAGAGAAGCTGGCAGCCGCCAGCAACGAGTCGGCCGTCGCCGTGCCCGCGGTAGTGGCGGGCCTGGGGGCAGTCGTCTTCGCCAGTGGCGTGATGGTCTTCAACCGGGGCCGCCGGGCCAGGCAGCACGGCTGA
- a CDS encoding glycoside hydrolase family 6 protein, translated as MTPLTNSVALPQRRVRPGLVALTVGAMLLTGGAVTQLTTTPASASAKAAARVDNPYAGAKVYVNPLWSAKAAAEPGGSRISNQPTAVWLDRIATIKGVAGGMGLEAHLNRAVSQGAQTIQLVIYNLPGRDCSALASNGELGQTDLSRYKNEYIDPIAAILAKPAYANLRIVNIVEIDSLPNLVTNVSPRPTAVPNCDTMKANGNYVKGVGYALAKLGAIPNAYNYVDAGHHGWIGWDDNFNASAKQIAEAAKAEGSTLANVHGFIANTANYGATTEPFFKIGDTANDGPIREKAKWIDWNRYVDEQSFAQAFRTEAQKEGFSPDVGMLIDTSRNGWGGAARPTAAGPKTTSDTYVNGGRTDRRIHLGNWCNQKGAGLGARPQAAPAPGIDAYVWVKPPGESDGASKVIENDEGKGFDRMCDPTYTGNPLNGNNMSGALPDAPLSGHWFPAQFQELMRNAYPAL; from the coding sequence ATGACCCCCCTCACCAACTCAGTCGCCTTACCCCAACGACGAGTCCGCCCCGGCCTGGTCGCTCTCACCGTCGGCGCGATGCTGCTCACCGGCGGCGCGGTCACCCAGCTCACCACCACCCCCGCCTCCGCGTCCGCAAAGGCCGCCGCCCGCGTGGACAACCCGTACGCGGGTGCCAAGGTGTACGTGAACCCGCTGTGGTCCGCGAAGGCCGCGGCCGAGCCCGGCGGCAGCAGGATCTCCAACCAGCCCACCGCCGTGTGGCTCGACCGCATCGCCACGATCAAGGGTGTGGCGGGCGGAATGGGCCTGGAGGCCCACCTCAACAGGGCCGTCAGCCAGGGCGCGCAGACGATCCAGCTGGTCATCTACAACTTGCCCGGCCGTGACTGTTCCGCCCTCGCCTCGAACGGCGAGCTCGGCCAGACGGATCTCTCCCGGTACAAGAACGAGTACATCGACCCGATCGCGGCGATCCTGGCCAAGCCGGCCTACGCCAACCTGCGCATCGTGAACATCGTCGAGATCGACTCGCTGCCGAACCTGGTCACCAACGTCTCGCCCCGCCCGACCGCGGTCCCGAACTGCGACACGATGAAGGCGAACGGAAACTACGTCAAGGGTGTCGGCTACGCGCTGGCCAAGCTGGGCGCGATCCCGAACGCGTACAACTACGTCGACGCGGGTCACCACGGCTGGATCGGCTGGGACGACAACTTCAACGCCTCCGCGAAGCAGATCGCCGAGGCCGCGAAGGCCGAGGGCAGCACACTGGCCAACGTGCACGGCTTCATCGCCAACACCGCGAACTACGGCGCCACCACCGAGCCGTTCTTCAAGATCGGCGATACCGCCAACGACGGTCCGATCCGCGAAAAGGCCAAGTGGATCGACTGGAACCGCTACGTGGACGAGCAGTCGTTCGCCCAGGCGTTCCGCACCGAGGCCCAGAAGGAAGGCTTCTCCCCGGACGTCGGCATGCTGATCGACACCTCCCGCAACGGCTGGGGCGGCGCGGCCAGGCCGACCGCCGCGGGCCCGAAGACCACCTCGGACACGTACGTCAACGGAGGCCGCACCGACCGCCGGATCCACCTGGGCAACTGGTGCAACCAGAAGGGCGCCGGTCTCGGCGCACGGCCCCAGGCGGCCCCGGCACCCGGTATCGACGCGTACGTCTGGGTCAAGCCCCCGGGTGAGTCGGACGGCGCCAGCAAGGTGATCGAGAACGACGAGGGCAAGGGCTTCGACCGGATGTGCGACCCGACGTACACCGGTAACCCCCTCAACGGGAACAACATGTCCGGCGCCCTGCCGGACGCGCCGCTCTCCGGCCACTGGTTCCCGGCCCAGTTCCAGGAGCTCATGAGGAACGCCTACCCGGCGCTCTGA